A window from Theobroma cacao cultivar B97-61/B2 chromosome 3, Criollo_cocoa_genome_V2, whole genome shotgun sequence encodes these proteins:
- the LOC108661136 gene encoding uncharacterized protein LOC108661136, with amino-acid sequence MANSLSLRSILDANKLTGPNCIDWFRNIKIVLKQEKKAYVLDGPILEVPGNDATNEEKEAYRVYMDDLDQATCVMLASMAPDLQKQHEAMNVLDIILNLREMFDKESHKERFDISRELFRCKMSEGSLVRPHVLKMIGYITRLE; translated from the coding sequence ATGGCAAATAGTTTGTCACTTAGAAGCATACTTGATGCAAACAAGTTGACTGGCCCAAATTGCATTGACTGGTTTCGTAATATCAAGATTGTCttgaaacaagagaaaaaggctTATGTCCTAGATGGTCCTATTCTCGAGGTACCTGGTAATGATGCTACAAATGAGGAAAAGGAGGCTTATAGAGTTTATATGGATGATCTCGATCAAGCCACATGTGTGATGTTGGCTAGTATGGCTCCAGATcttcaaaagcaacatgaagCTATGAATGTCTTGGATATTATCCTAAACCTTAGAGAAATGTTCGATAAGGAAAGTCATAAAGAGAGATTCGACATTTCAAGGGAATTGTTCCGATGTAAGATGTCTGAGGGAAGCCTAGTAAGACCTCATGTGCTTAAGATGATAGGATATATCACTCGACTTGAgtag